A genomic segment from Mus musculus strain C57BL/6J chromosome 13, GRCm38.p6 C57BL/6J encodes:
- the Gm17353 gene encoding zinc finger protein 431-like, producing MDAVTFDDVHVNFTKEEWNLLDPSQMNLYKDVMLETYWNLTSIGYKWEDHHIEEPCQSSRRHTRSHSWKKLYECNQCGKAFSSHSSLRYHKRTHTGEKPYECNHCGKAFATPSHLQRHKRTHTGEKPYECNQCGKAFVRPSDLQCHKRSHTGEKPYECNQCGKAFSCHSSLIYHKRTHTGEKPYECNQCGKAFSSHSSLRYHKRTHTGEKPYECNQCGKAFSSHSSLRYHKRTHTGEKPYECNHRGKAFATPSHLQRHKRTHTGEKPYECNQCGKAFVRPADLQCHKRSHTGEKPYECNQCGKAFSSHSSLRYHKRTHTGEKLYECNQCGKAFSSHSSLRYHKRTHTGEKPYECNHCGKAFATPSHLQRHKRTHTGEKLYECNHCGKAFVRPADLQCHKRSHTGEKPYECNQCGKAFVATTTLRRHKRTHTGEKPYECNQCGKAFSCHSSLIYHKRTHTGEKPYECNQCGKAFSCHSSLRYHERTHTGEKPYECNHCGKAFARPTTLEFHKRSHTGEKPYECNHCGKAFSRQNSLRYHKRTHTGEKPYECNQCGKAFSCHSGLIYHKRTHTGEKPYECNQCGKAFATSSHLQYHKRTHTGENLMNII from the exons gatgcagtgacttttgacgatgtgcatgtgaacttcactaaagaagaatggaatttgctggatccttcccagatGAATCTCTACAAAGATGTTATGTTGGAGACCTACTGGAACCTTACTTCTATAG GTTACAAATGGGAAGACCATCACATTGAAGAACCATGTCAAAGTTCTCGAAGACATacaag AAGTCATAGTTggaagaaactctatgaatgtaatcaatgtggtaaagccttttcctctcacagtagtctcagatatcataaaagaacccatactggagagaaaccttatgaatgtaatcattgtggtaaagcctttgcaacacccagtcatctccaaagacataaaagaacccatactggagagaaaccttatgaatgtaatcaatgtggtaaagcctttgtaagACCCTCtgatctccaatgtcataaaagaagccatactggagagaaaccttatgaatgtaatcaatgtgggaaagccttttcctgtcacagtAGTCTcatatatcataaaagaacacatactggagagaaaccttatgaatgtaatcaatgtggtaaagccttttcctctcacagtagtctcagatatcataaaagaacacatactggagagaaaccttatgaatgtaatcaatgtggtaaagccttttcctctcacagtagtctcagatatcataaaagaacccatactggagagaaaccttatgaatgtaatcatcgtggtaaagcctttgcaacacccagtcatctccaaagacataaaagaacccatactggagagaaaccttatgaatgtaatcaatgtggtaaagcctttgtaagACCCGCtgatctccaatgtcataaaagaagccatactggagagaaaccttatgaatgtaatcaatgtggtaaagccttttcctctcacagtagtctcagatatcataaaagaacacatactggagagaaactttatgaatgtaatcaatgtggtaaagccttttcctctcacagtagtctcagatatcataaaagaacccatactggagagaaaccttatgaatgtaatcattgtggtaaagcctttgcaacacccagtcatctccaaagacataaaagaacccatactggagagaaactttatgaatgtaatcattgtggtaaagcctttgtaagACCCGCtgatctccaatgtcataaaagaagccatactggagagaaaccttatgaatgtaatcaatgtggtaaagcctttgtagcAACTACTACTCTCCGAagacataaaagaacccatactggagagaaaccttatgaatgtaatcaatgtggtaaagccttttcctgtcacagtAGTCTcatatatcataaaagaacacatactggagagaaaccttatgaatgtaatcaatgtggtaaagccttttcctgtcacagtAGTCTCAGATATCatgaaagaacccatactggagagaaaccttatgaatgtaatcattgtggtaaagcctttgcaagacctaCTACTCTTGAATTTCATAAAAGAagccatactggagagaaaccttatgaatgtaatcattgTGGGAAAGCCTTTTCCCGTCAAAAtagtctcagatatcataaaagaacccatactggagagaaaccttatgaatgtaatcaatgtggtaaagccttttcctgtcacagtggtctcatatatcataaaagaacccatactggagagaaaccttatgaatgtaatcaatgtggtaaagcctttgctacatccagtca